A genomic window from Triticum urartu cultivar G1812 chromosome 7, Tu2.1, whole genome shotgun sequence includes:
- the LOC125521817 gene encoding LOW QUALITY PROTEIN: ALBINO3-like protein 2, chloroplastic (The sequence of the model RefSeq protein was modified relative to this genomic sequence to represent the inferred CDS: inserted 2 bases in 1 codon): MALPLRLLGRIGGGGRRARLPPPLAALAHLSAASPHRGPTHEPPSPAPPLHFPSPVPPFAVPARGFSWYTRSAASPAPPAAPEFPADEGADAEKEGVXFTARSPGDSGEEPAAAADGAADAAVGVAAGGNGGGLSGFAMDSLIGVLDGFHNLTGLPWWITISASTVAMRLIILPTLIVQLQKTAKIGQLFRKLPPPLPPPLSGRSYRDQYSLFQKKRRELGCPSFLWNFAYFSVQFPCFILWMASIRSMCLSNHPGLDNGGILWFNNLTEFPHGALGPVFPILVAGLHYLNVQISFQKSQAKHYPGVLGLLAKYYKIYLDILAIPLFLIAYVVPQGSLVYWTTNGLFHVAQQLSLRNDIVCKMLGLPDTGALAGNTSPKSLHEGQKIMQRWSLGDSRMQSKLESSTTPKFMFEDSKIMDENVSAESSSPEELLQQALQYLGTGCQDQAVPLIRTAIEKNPDLHIALIGMGQTLFSNKLFAEASVCFEHAIPKIEEQDPLLVLAYFSAGLSRKNQGDKEAAIKLLQRLTELKEPEQVMNKACYFQGFIALGSILSNEGRKSEAAKYLRAATAYDPGVERFLKECEEAMEDQSSQQSTKPPDLKGP, translated from the exons ATGGCGCTCCCGCTCCGACTCCTCGGCcgcatcggcggcggcggccgccgggcccgcctcccgccgccgctcgccgccctcgcccacctctccgccgcctcgccccaCCGAGGCCCCACCCACGAGCCGCCCTCTCCTGCTCCCCCGCTCCATTTCCCCTCTCCTGTCCCCCCTTTCGCCGTGCCCGCGCGGGGCTTCTCCTGGTACACCCGCTCCGCCGCCAGCCCCGCTCCCCCCGCGGCCCCGGAGTTTCCGGCCGACGAGGGCGCGGACGCCGAGAAGGAAGGGGT GTTTACGGCGCGTAGCCCGGGCGATTCCGGGGAAGAGCCCGCCGCCGCGGCAGATGGCGCGGCGGATGCCGCCGTCGGAGTGGCCGCTGGCGGCAATGGAGGCGGCCTGTCGGGGTTCGCTATGGACTCGTTGATCGGCGTCCTCGACGGCTTCCATAATCTCACTGGTCTGCCATG GTGGATAACAATCTCCGCCTCCACCGTGGCCATGCGGCTAATCATACTCCCCACCCTGATAGTACAACTTCAGAAGACTGCTAAAATCGGCCAACTTTTTCGAAAAT TGCCCCCTCCATTGCCCCCTCCTCTATCAGGAAGGAGTTATCGTGACCAATACTCTCTTTTCcagaagaaaaggcgagagcttGGTTGCCCCTCCTTTCTTTGGAATTTTGCCTACTTTTCAGTTCAG TTCCCTTGCTTTATACTGTGGATGGCAAGCATCCGGAGTATGTGCCTCAGTAATCACCCTGGATTAGATAAT GGTGGTATTCTGTGGTTTAATAACTTGACCGAGTTTCCACATGGTGCTTTAGGTCCTGTTTTTCCTATCTTAGTTGCTGGGCTCCATTATTTAAATGTCCAG ATTTCCTTCCAGAAAAGCCAGGCAAAGCACTACCCCGGAGTTTTAGGTTTATTAGCAAAG TACTACAAGATTTACCTTGATATTCTGGCTATTCCTTTGTTTCTTATCGCATATGTGGTCCCTCAG GGGAGCCTGGTCTACTGGACTACCAATGGTTTATTTCACGTAGCTCAG CAATTGTCCCTCAGAAATGATATTGTCTGCAAGATGTTGGGATTGCCTGATACTGGAGCTCTCGCTGGTAATACATCGCCAAAATCTCTTCACGAGGGTCAGAAGATAATGCAG CGGTGGTCCCTTGGAGATTCTCGCATGCAATCGAAATTGGAATCGTCTACAACTCCAAAGTTTATGTTTGAGGATAGTAAAATAATGGATGAAAATGTATCTGCTGAGTCCAGTTCACCTGAGGAGCTTCTTCAA CAAGCGTTACAATATTTGGGAACTGGCTGCCAAGATCAAGCTGTTCCACTTATCAG AACAGCAATAGAGAAAAACCCAGATCTACATATAGCTTTGATTGGAATGGGGCAAACCTTGTTCTCAAATAAGTTGTTTGCTGAAGCCTCAGTGTGTTTTGAACATGCTATACCGAAG ATTGAAGAACAAGATCCTCTTCTTGTGCTTGCGTACTTTAGTGCGGGTCTTTCACGTAAAAATCAG GGCGATAAGGAGGCGGCAATCAAGCTCCTGCAAAGACTAACAGAGCTCAAGGAACCAGAACAAGTGATGAACAAAGCATGCTATTTCCAAGGCTTTATTGCTCTAGGAAG TATACTATCAAATGAAGGACGGAAATCTGAGGCTGCGAAATACCTGCGAGCGGCTACTGCTTATGATCCAGGTGTTGAGAGATTTCTGAAGGAATGTGAGGAAGCAATGGAAGATCAATCAAGTCAGCAGAGCACCAAGCCACCAGACTTGAAAGGACCGTAA